One segment of Larus michahellis chromosome 14, bLarMic1.1, whole genome shotgun sequence DNA contains the following:
- the AXIN2 gene encoding axin-2 isoform X1 has product MSSAVVLAHLPDPSSSFREDAPRPPVPGEEGEAPCPQLANSFLPKSQSFKAMPVPPAPRRNENGLGEPEGSASPDSPLARWTKSLHSLLGDQDGAYLFRTFLEREKCVDTLDFWFACNGFRQMDLKDTKTLRVAKAIYKRYIENNSIVSKQLKPATKTYIRDSIKKQQIDSIMFDQAQTEIQTVMEENAYQMFLTSDIYLEYVRSGGENPAYMNSNGLGSLKVVCGYLPTLNEEEEWSCADFKNKILPSVVGLSSKTLRVTANVRATETIENGYRSFKRNDPVNPYHVNSGYVFAPATSANDSEISSDALTDDSMSMTDSSVDGIPPYRIGSKKQLQREMHRSVKANGQVSLPHFPRTHRLPKEMTPVEPAAFAAELISRLEKLKQEQETMDSLEERLQQIKEDEEKEGSELPASLQSSREMVNPQHPQHPLSLLPSGSYEEDPQAILDEHLSRVLKTPGCQSPGMGRHSPRARSPDRLPTSKLPPGVASPATCALVGKGFITKQTTKHVHHHYIHHHTVPKTKEQIEAEAAQRVQCCCPAGSDYYCYPKCKGHPKSTDPPLPPLEPFGRTGTLPKRPGRGAESVALPAGDGGLPGPGGVQLPGGEADRAQNVWQWMLESERQNKHKPHSTQSTKKAYSSDFAKGAPGRHHPWGTGSHPRGAQPAHPFVQDPAMPPLTPPNTLAQLEEACRRLAEVSKPQKQRCSTSNQQRDRNHSAAVQGGNSPFCNASLTTEDHKEPKKLPVVHTSQSSELVVTYFFCGEEIPYRRMLKAQSLTLGHFKEQLSKKGNYRYYFKKASDEFDCGAVFEEIWEDETILPMYEGRILGKVERID; this is encoded by the exons ATGAGCAGCGCCGTGGTCCTCGCCCACCTCCCCGaccccagcagcagcttcagggaAGACGCCCCCCGACCCCCTGTCccgggggaggaaggagaagcgcCATGTCCCCAACTCGCCAACTCGTTTCTCCCCAAAAGCCAAAGCTTCAAGGCCATGCCGGTGCCTCCTGCCCCGCGGAGGAATGAGAACGGGCTCGGGGAGCCGGAAGGCAGCGCATCTCCAGACTCCCCCCTGGCCAGATGGACCAAATCCTTGCATTCCTTGTTGGGAGATCAAGATGGTGCCTATCTTTTTCGGACCTtcctggaaagggaaaaatgtgtggATACCTTAGACTTCTGGTTCGCCTGCAATGGCTTCAGGCAGATGGACCTTAAGGATACCAAAACTTTAAGAGTAGCCAAAGCTATATACAAAAGGTACATCGAGAACAACAGCATCGTCTCCAAGCAGCTCAAGCCTGCTACCAAGACCTACATAAGGGATAGCATCAAGAAGCAGCAGATAGATTCGATCATGTTTGATCAGGCGCAGACTGAGATTCAGACTGTGATGGAGGAAAATGCTTACCAGATGTTTTTAACTTCTGATATATACCTCGAATATGTAAGGAGTGGAGGAGAGAATCCCGCTTACATGAACAGCAATGGACTGGGGAGCTTAAAAGTTGTCTGTGGCTATCTCCCGACCTTGAATGAAGAAGAGGAATGGAGCTGTgcagactttaaaaacaaaatcttgcCTTCGGTAGTTGGACTATCCAGCAAGACGTTGAGGGTTACGGCGAATGTCAGAGCTACGGAAACGATCGAGAACGGATACAG GTCCTTCAAGAGGAACGATCCCGTTAACCCATACCATGTGAATTCAGGCTATGTTTTTGCCCCAGCAACCAGCGCAAACGATAGTGAAATATCCAGTGATGCCCTGACGGACGACTCCATGTCGATGACGGACAGCAGCGT AGATGGGATCCCCCCGTACAGAATTGGGAGCAAGAAGCAGCTCCAGCGGGAAATGCATCGGAGCGTCAAGGCCAACGGTCAAGTTTCTCTACCTCATTTTCCG AGGACCCACCGTCTTCCCAAGGAGATGACCCCGGTGGAGCCGGCTGCCTTCGCCGCGGAGCTCATTTCCCGGCTGGAGAAGCTGAAGCAGGAGCAGGAAACCATGGACAGTCtggaggagaggctgcagcaaaTCAAGGAG GACGAGGAGAAGGAGGGCTCGGAGCTCCccgccagcctgcagagcagtcGGGAGATGGTGAAcccccagcacccgcagcacccgctCTCGCTCCTGCCCTCCGGCAGCTACGAGGAGGACCCCCAGGCCATCCTGGACGAGCATCTCTCCCGCGTGCTGAAGACCCCCGGCTGCCAATCGCCCGGCATGGGCCGGCACAGCCCCCGCGCCCGCTCCCCCGACCGCCTGCCAACCAGCAAGCTGCCACCCGGCGTGGCCTCGCCGGCCACGTGCGCCTTGGTGGGTAAGGGATTCATCACCAAGCAGACCACCAAGCACGTCCACCACCACTACATCCACCACCACACCGTGCCCAAGACGAAGGAGCAGATCGAAGCGGAGGCGGCTCAGCGGGTGCAGTGCTGCTGCCCGGCGGGCAGCGACTACTACTGCTACCCCAAGTGCAAGGGCCACCCGAAAAGCACGGACCCCCCTCTCCCTCCGCTGGAGCCCTTCGG CAGGACGGGGACGCTGCCGAAGAGGCCGGGCAGAGGAGCGGAGAGCGTCGCCCTGCCggctggggacggggggctgcccggccccggcggggtgcAGCTCCCGGGGGGCGAGGCGGACCGGGCACAGAACGTCTGGCAGTGGATGCTGGAGAGCGAGAGACAAAATAAGCACAAGCCCCATAG cACACAAAGCACAAAGAAGGCCTACAGCTCCGACTTCGCCAAGGGGGCCCCCGGCCGCCACCACCCCTGGGGGACCGGCAGCCACCCGCGCGGGGCGCAGCCCGCCCACCCCTTCGTCCAGGACCCCGCCATGCCCCCGCTCACCCCACCCAACACCCTGGCGCAGCTGGAGGAAGCGTGCCGCCGGCTCGCCGAGGTCTCCAAGCCACAGAAGCAACG ATGTTCAACCTCAAATCAGCAGAGGGATCGAAACCACTCCGCTGCCGTTCAGGGGGGAAACTCCCCTTTCTGCAATGCAAGTCTAACGACAGAAGA tcacAAAGAGCCAAAGAAACTGCCAGTTGTTCACACCTCTCAGTCGAGTGAGTTGGTTGTCACCTATTTTTTTTGCGGAGAAGAAATTCCCTACAGGAGGATGCTAAAGGCCCAGAGCCTGACACTTGGGCACTTTAAGGAACAGCTGAGCAAAAAGGGAAATTACAG ATACTACTTCAAAAAAGCAAGCGACGAGTTTGACTGCGGTGCAGTGTTTGAAGAGATTTGGGAAGACGAAACCATCCTGCCGATGTACGAAGGAAGGATTCTTGGGAAAGTGGAAAGGATCGATTGA
- the AXIN2 gene encoding axin-2 isoform X2 — protein MSSAVVLAHLPDPSSSFREDAPRPPVPGEEGEAPCPQLANSFLPKSQSFKAMPVPPAPRRNENGLGEPEGSASPDSPLARWTKSLHSLLGDQDGAYLFRTFLEREKCVDTLDFWFACNGFRQMDLKDTKTLRVAKAIYKRYIENNSIVSKQLKPATKTYIRDSIKKQQIDSIMFDQAQTEIQTVMEENAYQMFLTSDIYLEYVRSGGENPAYMNSNGLGSLKVVCGYLPTLNEEEEWSCADFKNKILPSVVGLSSKTLRVTANVRATETIENGYRSFKRNDPVNPYHVNSGYVFAPATSANDSEISSDALTDDSMSMTDSSVDGIPPYRIGSKKQLQREMHRSVKANGQVSLPHFPRTHRLPKEMTPVEPAAFAAELISRLEKLKQEQETMDSLEERLQQIKEDEEKEGSELPASLQSSREMVNPQHPQHPLSLLPSGSYEEDPQAILDEHLSRVLKTPGCQSPGMGRHSPRARSPDRLPTSKLPPGVASPATCALVGKGFITKQTTKHVHHHYIHHHTVPKTKEQIEAEAAQRVQCCCPAGSDYYCYPKCKGHPKSTDPPLPPLEPFGTGTLPKRPGRGAESVALPAGDGGLPGPGGVQLPGGEADRAQNVWQWMLESERQNKHKPHSTQSTKKAYSSDFAKGAPGRHHPWGTGSHPRGAQPAHPFVQDPAMPPLTPPNTLAQLEEACRRLAEVSKPQKQRCSTSNQQRDRNHSAAVQGGNSPFCNASLTTEDHKEPKKLPVVHTSQSSELVVTYFFCGEEIPYRRMLKAQSLTLGHFKEQLSKKGNYRYYFKKASDEFDCGAVFEEIWEDETILPMYEGRILGKVERID, from the exons ATGAGCAGCGCCGTGGTCCTCGCCCACCTCCCCGaccccagcagcagcttcagggaAGACGCCCCCCGACCCCCTGTCccgggggaggaaggagaagcgcCATGTCCCCAACTCGCCAACTCGTTTCTCCCCAAAAGCCAAAGCTTCAAGGCCATGCCGGTGCCTCCTGCCCCGCGGAGGAATGAGAACGGGCTCGGGGAGCCGGAAGGCAGCGCATCTCCAGACTCCCCCCTGGCCAGATGGACCAAATCCTTGCATTCCTTGTTGGGAGATCAAGATGGTGCCTATCTTTTTCGGACCTtcctggaaagggaaaaatgtgtggATACCTTAGACTTCTGGTTCGCCTGCAATGGCTTCAGGCAGATGGACCTTAAGGATACCAAAACTTTAAGAGTAGCCAAAGCTATATACAAAAGGTACATCGAGAACAACAGCATCGTCTCCAAGCAGCTCAAGCCTGCTACCAAGACCTACATAAGGGATAGCATCAAGAAGCAGCAGATAGATTCGATCATGTTTGATCAGGCGCAGACTGAGATTCAGACTGTGATGGAGGAAAATGCTTACCAGATGTTTTTAACTTCTGATATATACCTCGAATATGTAAGGAGTGGAGGAGAGAATCCCGCTTACATGAACAGCAATGGACTGGGGAGCTTAAAAGTTGTCTGTGGCTATCTCCCGACCTTGAATGAAGAAGAGGAATGGAGCTGTgcagactttaaaaacaaaatcttgcCTTCGGTAGTTGGACTATCCAGCAAGACGTTGAGGGTTACGGCGAATGTCAGAGCTACGGAAACGATCGAGAACGGATACAG GTCCTTCAAGAGGAACGATCCCGTTAACCCATACCATGTGAATTCAGGCTATGTTTTTGCCCCAGCAACCAGCGCAAACGATAGTGAAATATCCAGTGATGCCCTGACGGACGACTCCATGTCGATGACGGACAGCAGCGT AGATGGGATCCCCCCGTACAGAATTGGGAGCAAGAAGCAGCTCCAGCGGGAAATGCATCGGAGCGTCAAGGCCAACGGTCAAGTTTCTCTACCTCATTTTCCG AGGACCCACCGTCTTCCCAAGGAGATGACCCCGGTGGAGCCGGCTGCCTTCGCCGCGGAGCTCATTTCCCGGCTGGAGAAGCTGAAGCAGGAGCAGGAAACCATGGACAGTCtggaggagaggctgcagcaaaTCAAGGAG GACGAGGAGAAGGAGGGCTCGGAGCTCCccgccagcctgcagagcagtcGGGAGATGGTGAAcccccagcacccgcagcacccgctCTCGCTCCTGCCCTCCGGCAGCTACGAGGAGGACCCCCAGGCCATCCTGGACGAGCATCTCTCCCGCGTGCTGAAGACCCCCGGCTGCCAATCGCCCGGCATGGGCCGGCACAGCCCCCGCGCCCGCTCCCCCGACCGCCTGCCAACCAGCAAGCTGCCACCCGGCGTGGCCTCGCCGGCCACGTGCGCCTTGGTGGGTAAGGGATTCATCACCAAGCAGACCACCAAGCACGTCCACCACCACTACATCCACCACCACACCGTGCCCAAGACGAAGGAGCAGATCGAAGCGGAGGCGGCTCAGCGGGTGCAGTGCTGCTGCCCGGCGGGCAGCGACTACTACTGCTACCCCAAGTGCAAGGGCCACCCGAAAAGCACGGACCCCCCTCTCCCTCCGCTGGAGCCCTTCGG GACGGGGACGCTGCCGAAGAGGCCGGGCAGAGGAGCGGAGAGCGTCGCCCTGCCggctggggacggggggctgcccggccccggcggggtgcAGCTCCCGGGGGGCGAGGCGGACCGGGCACAGAACGTCTGGCAGTGGATGCTGGAGAGCGAGAGACAAAATAAGCACAAGCCCCATAG cACACAAAGCACAAAGAAGGCCTACAGCTCCGACTTCGCCAAGGGGGCCCCCGGCCGCCACCACCCCTGGGGGACCGGCAGCCACCCGCGCGGGGCGCAGCCCGCCCACCCCTTCGTCCAGGACCCCGCCATGCCCCCGCTCACCCCACCCAACACCCTGGCGCAGCTGGAGGAAGCGTGCCGCCGGCTCGCCGAGGTCTCCAAGCCACAGAAGCAACG ATGTTCAACCTCAAATCAGCAGAGGGATCGAAACCACTCCGCTGCCGTTCAGGGGGGAAACTCCCCTTTCTGCAATGCAAGTCTAACGACAGAAGA tcacAAAGAGCCAAAGAAACTGCCAGTTGTTCACACCTCTCAGTCGAGTGAGTTGGTTGTCACCTATTTTTTTTGCGGAGAAGAAATTCCCTACAGGAGGATGCTAAAGGCCCAGAGCCTGACACTTGGGCACTTTAAGGAACAGCTGAGCAAAAAGGGAAATTACAG ATACTACTTCAAAAAAGCAAGCGACGAGTTTGACTGCGGTGCAGTGTTTGAAGAGATTTGGGAAGACGAAACCATCCTGCCGATGTACGAAGGAAGGATTCTTGGGAAAGTGGAAAGGATCGATTGA